The Sphaerochaeta sp. genome segment CCTGACCATCAATAATCTCCCAATTCATAGGTATTTTGGGAGAATCCGTCTTGTCTTGGGAGAAACCAATTCGGAAAGGTATGGGTTTCCTTTGTTCATGGCAGGCTCCACGAGGATGAGGAATGGGCTTCGGTTTTCGGGGGCATGCGAGAAAATCCATGGCCAGAATCCCTTCCGGTGGTGTACACTGCTGGGAGGGAGGATGCGTATGCGGCTGGACGTGGAGAAAATGCTTGGGGAGCTGACGGTTGAGGAAAAGGCGGGGTTGTGTTCCGGAGCGGATACCTGGTTCACCAAGGCGGTGGAGCGGTTGGGTATTCCAGCGGTGATGGTTAGTGACGGTCCCCATGGACTGAGGACGCAGAAAGAGAAGCGGGATGGGCAGTACGTGGGGAGCGTGGAGGCGATCTGCTTCCCCTCCGGTGCCGCGTTGGCCTCCAGTTTCGATCGTTCCGTCACGGAACGTGTCGGTGATGATCTTGGCCAAGAGGCTTCCTCCGAAGGCGTGCATACCGTACTGGGACCTGCCATCAACATCAAGCGCAGTCCCCTCTGCGGCAGGAACTTCGAGTATCTTTCCGAAGACCCGTATCTTGCCGGTGAGTTGGCGTCTTCCTACGTGCAGGGTGTACAGAAACACCAGGTCGGTGTCAGCGTGAAACACTTTGCCGGCAACAACCAGGAAACACGGCGGATGAGCATCAGCGACGTTGTGGATGAACGGACGCTCCGTGAGATCTATCTTTCCGCATTCGAGAAGGTGGTCCGCACGGCGAAGCCCTGGACGCTGATGTGTTCGTACAACCGGATCAACGGAACGTACAGTTCGGAGAATTCCTGGTTGCTTACCGACGTACTGCGGAAAGAATGGGGCTTTGACGGAATCGTCATGTCCGATTGGGGAGCGGTGGATGATCGTGTCGAATCTTTGAAGGCCGGCCTTGAGCTGGAGATGCCATCCAGTCGTGGCGTGACGGACAAGGAAATCGTCCAGGCGGTTTCGGAAGGAAAGCTTCCCATGTCGGTGCTGGATGAAGCGGTACGGCGTCTTTTGGTGTGGATCGACAAGGGCTTGCAGCGCAGGACGGAATCGTATGACAAGGACGAACATCACCAGGACGCCCGGGAGATCGCCGCATCCTGCGCTGTGTTGCTCCAGAACGAGCACCATGCCCTGCCGTTGACGGGTGACCGTGGGGTGCTGTTCGTCGGGCCGTTTGCCCGCACCCCCCGTTATCAGGGTGGAGGATCCAGCCATATCAACAGCCACCTGGTGACCGGGGCGATGGATGTCTGTCCCGACGGAGTGCGGTATCTGCCCGGTATCCAGGATAACGGACAGAAGCGCAGTCCCAAACGGCTGAAGGAAGCGGTGGAGGCAGCGGCCAAGGCACGGGCTGTGGTGATCTTCGCCGGTCTTCCCGAATCGATGGAGTCGGAAGGGTACGACCGCAGCTCACTGGATCTTCCTGACTGTCAGAACGAGTTGATCGACCGTATCGCCACCGTGCAGAAGCGCACCATCGTGGTTCTGTACAACGGAAGTCCCGTAACAATGCCCTGGAAAGGCAAGGTGGCTGCGATTCTTGAGATGTATCTGGGCGGAGAGGCTGTCGGTGAAGCGACTGTCGATCTTCTCTTTGGCTTGGAGAATCCGTCGGGAAGTTGGCGGAGACGTTCCCCCTCCGGCTTGAGGACACCCCTTCGTTCCTGTCGTTCCCCGGCGGTCATCTGGAGGTGGCCTACCAGGAAGGGGTGTTCGTCGGATACCGCTGGTATGACGCCCGCAAGATGGAGGTCCTGTTCCCGTTTGGTCATGGTTTATCCTACACCTCGTTCGCCTATCATGACCTTGAGGTGGAAAAGGAGGGGGATGGCGCGGTGGTTCGCCTCCGGGTGAAGAATACCGGCAGGCGCCAAGGTTCCGAAGTGGTGCAGGTGTACGTTGCTCCTCCCGCCTCCCTGGTGCCTCGTCCGGTGAAGGAGCTGAAAGGGTTCTCCAAGGTGGAGCTCAAACCAGGCGAGGAGAAAGAGGTGAGCATTTCGTTGGATTTTCGCGCGTTCGCCTATTGGGATGGAAAATGGCGCGTCACCAAGGGCGCCTACCGGATTCTGGTTGGATCGTCCAGCAGGGACATCCGCCTTTGTTCCGATCTTTCCCTTGACGGTGATGGACCCGTTTCGTTGGTGGTCGGTCGGACCACGACGGTGCGTGATGTGTTGGAAAGCGATGAGGCGGTACCTGCGTTCCGTGGCATGATGGAGCAGGTGCTCAAGATGGTCGGGAACGAACCAATGTTCCGCGAGACGTTGCTGGGTTCTCCGTTGCACAGCCTGCAGAGTTTCCTCCCGGTCAGTTACCAACAGATTCTTGCCATGTTGGGAAGGAGCGGCGATGCGTGAAGCGATGACCATCCGGCTGCCCGATAAGCAGATCGCCCGGCTTGATGCGCTTGCCGCGCAGACCGGACGGACCAAGACGTTCTTCATCCAGCGTGCCGTGGAGCTGTATCTGGATTCCGTGACAACAGGGTATCAAGGGGATGTCTGGTACCAGGCGGTGATGGATGGGGAAAGACCCTATCGGCAGGTTGGCACAGGGAAGTGGACGGTACTTGCCTGTGATGCGGTCGGGGATGATGCCTTGTTCGGTCAGTTGGCGTCGATGGAGGATGTCCGTGTTGCCGGTCGTATGGTGGATGGGCAGCGGGCTTCGTACTGGTGTTACCAACGGGAAGATCAGCAGGTGCTTGCCGTCGTCGATGCGCATCGACGGTCGGCGCTGATATTGGGCTTGATACCGTTTCCTGCCGTTGATGGTTCGGATTTGGAGAATGATACTCGTAATACAGTGTATCCTGATGGTTTGGACTATCGTCCTGCGTTGGCGTGCGGCGCACGAGTCGCGGTGATCCGCAAGGAGAAGGGGTTGACCCAGCAGGAGTTTGCCCGAATGCTGGGTACCAGTGGAAGCGCCCTGTCGTTCATGGAACGGGGGCGACGGCCGGTCTCTCCGGCGATGGCTTCCCGGATGGCCAAAGCGTTGGGCGTGCCGCTCAAACGAATTCTTCACGGATAGGGTGTTCCCTCTTCCTTTTTTGATCGGTTCGTTTTAGGATGGCAGCCAAGGAGAGCGCGTGATGAGTGAGATTGTCGGAACAATGGACAATTTTGAGAAAGAAGTGTTGCAGTCTCCCGTACCGGTATTGGTCGATTTTTGGGCGACATGGTGCGGGCCGTGCCGGATGATCGCCCCTGCGGTAGCGCAGATGAGCGAGAAATATCAGGGCAAACTTGCCGTGGTGAAGGTGGATGTGGATCAAAACACCGACCTGGCAAGCCAGTACGGGGTGGCGAGCATCCCGACGTTGATGATCTTCAAGGGCGGGGAAATCGTGGACCAGAAGGTTGGTGCCGTTTCCGTCGCCGTTCTGGATTCGTTCGTAAGCCAGCATCTTCAGGGTTGATAGACTTCCTCCCAGTTGGACGCGCCGAATGTGGCGTGTCCTTGGGTGGTGACGTACCAGTCTTCACGTGAATTGGTGTCCTTCGTTCCTTTTCGGTTGCAGGAACGGGTCGCCGTCAGATGGGTGCTGGGGATGGCATCCGTACTTTCTGCTGAGATCCATCCTCCCTTCAGCGCAATTTCCTGGGCATATTCCTTCACCGTCGCGTTCCCCCATCCGTCATGGGTGGTGGTGATGCTGCTGTAGGTGACGGCGTCCATCAGGGCGGCGTCCGAACCGGGGGTCGTCCAGACGGCGATGACGCCGTTGTTTGACGCAAGTCCTGCAAGCTGGGTGCTGTGGTGCGTTTCGGTGGTCGTCCCCTGTTGGAACTGGACGACCAGGTATTCCCCTGCCCAGACTGCAAGGGAAGGAAACACGTACCGGTCCGTTTCATCGGTGATGACGATGCCGCCCATGTTGCCTGACTTGGTCACGTACAGTTCCACACGGTCGGGGTTCTTCTCCGTTCCCTTGGTGGTGAATTCGGAGAGCAACACCGTTGCGGGGTTCTGGTTCTTCCCCCAGAGGCTGGTGGAGAAGCGGGTGCTGTTGCCAGATCTGTCCTTCACTTTTCCCGAGACGGTGACGAATGAGCCTGGGGGAACCATTTCACGGAAGACCAGCGTTACGGCTGTTCCCTGGATGGCGACCTGTTCCAACGGGATGGGGTAGGAAGAGAAGTCACTCCACGAAGCAAGGTCTTCATCGAACAACAGCGTGCCGGAGCGGGTGGAATGCATCATCACCGCGGAGAGTGTCGGGATCTGTCCGTCCATGCCGGAGAGGAGGTCGACCGGTTTGATGTCTTGGTTGCATCCCGAACAGGATGCCAGTATGAGCAGAAGCAATGGGAACAAGGCGTGGCGCATGCCTCAGATACCACCCTTTTGGGTGTTTTGCTTCAATTGACCATGCCCGGAAAACCTTTTACACTTTGCCGCGGAGGCTTCCCCATGCCGAAACTGTGGCAGAAAGATTATGATTTGGATACGTTGATGGAGCGGTTCACCGTAGGGCAGGATTATGTGATCGACCAGCACTTGGTCATCGCCGACGCACTGGCGTCCATGGCCCATGCAAAGACCATCCAGAAGGTTGGATTGCTTACCCAAAAGGAATGTGATGACTTGTTCTCCGGATTGAAGGAAGTGATCGCCCTGCGCAACA includes the following:
- a CDS encoding glycoside hydrolase family 3 protein, with product MRLDVEKMLGELTVEEKAGLCSGADTWFTKAVERLGIPAVMVSDGPHGLRTQKEKRDGQYVGSVEAICFPSGAALASSFDRSVTERVGDDLGQEASSEGVHTVLGPAINIKRSPLCGRNFEYLSEDPYLAGELASSYVQGVQKHQVGVSVKHFAGNNQETRRMSISDVVDERTLREIYLSAFEKVVRTAKPWTLMCSYNRINGTYSSENSWLLTDVLRKEWGFDGIVMSDWGAVDDRVESLKAGLELEMPSSRGVTDKEIVQAVSEGKLPMSVLDEAVRRLLVWIDKGLQRRTESYDKDEHHQDAREIAASCAVLLQNEHHALPLTGDRGVLFVGPFARTPRYQGGGSSHINSHLVTGAMDVCPDGVRYLPGIQDNGQKRSPKRLKEAVEAAAKARAVVIFAGLPESMESEGYDRSSLDLPDCQNELIDRIATVQKRTIVVLYNGSPVTMPWKGKVAAILEMYLGGEAVGEATVDLLFGLENPSGSWRRRSPSGLRTPLRSCRSPAVIWRWPTRKGCSSDTAGMTPARWRSCSRLVMVYPTPRSPIMTLRWKRRGMARWFASG
- a CDS encoding fibronectin type III-like domain-contianing protein, encoding MEKEGDGAVVRLRVKNTGRRQGSEVVQVYVAPPASLVPRPVKELKGFSKVELKPGEEKEVSISLDFRAFAYWDGKWRVTKGAYRILVGSSSRDIRLCSDLSLDGDGPVSLVVGRTTTVRDVLESDEAVPAFRGMMEQVLKMVGNEPMFRETLLGSPLHSLQSFLPVSYQQILAMLGRSGDA
- a CDS encoding helix-turn-helix domain-containing protein produces the protein MREAMTIRLPDKQIARLDALAAQTGRTKTFFIQRAVELYLDSVTTGYQGDVWYQAVMDGERPYRQVGTGKWTVLACDAVGDDALFGQLASMEDVRVAGRMVDGQRASYWCYQREDQQVLAVVDAHRRSALILGLIPFPAVDGSDLENDTRNTVYPDGLDYRPALACGARVAVIRKEKGLTQQEFARMLGTSGSALSFMERGRRPVSPAMASRMAKALGVPLKRILHG
- the trxA gene encoding thioredoxin produces the protein MSEIVGTMDNFEKEVLQSPVPVLVDFWATWCGPCRMIAPAVAQMSEKYQGKLAVVKVDVDQNTDLASQYGVASIPTLMIFKGGEIVDQKVGAVSVAVLDSFVSQHLQG